Within Bdellovibrio bacteriovorus HD100, the genomic segment CCGAGAACCTGACGCGTTTTTATTCAACTCCGGGTCACAGCGGGCATTTGTACCTCACTAAAAAGTGGTTAAGTCTGGTTACGATCAGAGCAGGCTATCGCCAGCAAAACTACAGCTCTTTGCCATTGGGATTCGGTCCGGTGCAGAGCACGGATCGTATTCTGAAAACCTATTACCTCAGCCTAAGAACGGATTTCTGATGAGTGGGGTTGGGTTTTTCTTTTCGATAGTCGTGATGACATTCATGGTTCTGGGGCCGACGTCGGCTTATGCCGGCAAGGTCGAGTCCATTCAGGAAGTCATAGAAAAAAAATGCAGGAAAAAGATCAGCTATGAAGAGGCGCTGTCTTTGATTCGTCCTTTGTATCTGACCTGTGTGCCGGGAACGAAAGTGACTGTATACGACAGCTGTCAGGTCAAGTGCCTGAAGCCCAATTCGGGTGCTGTCATCGGACGATAAAAAAAACGCCTCTTTCGAGGCGTTTTTCGTTTCATCTTGAAAGCTCTGTTAACAACAGATTACTTCGTGCAAGACAATGGGTAGATGTTACCGTTAGCAGCCAGGAAGCCGCCGAAAGTGCCATCAGATTCAAGGCTCAGGCCCAGGAAGCCAGTGTTAGTGATAACACCGTCAACTTGAGAGGACTTTTCAGTCAAAGCCAACAGGTTCAGGAAACCGTTCTGAAGTTGTTGAGCGATAGTGCCTTTGTCCATCTGAGAGAAGAACACAGCAGATTTAGAGCGCTCATTCAGGTTAACCATCACGAAGTCAGCGGACTGATCATCAGCCAAATCAACTGCCAAAGTAACAGCGTTAGTTTCGGAAGGAACAACACAAGTCATGATTCTTGTGTCTGCCATTGCGGAAGAACCCATAAGAATCATCGCAGCCATAACAAGCTTTTTCATTAAAACCTCCTATAAGGTGAACGGGGGGAGGCTATTTCAGTGTGCTGGACCATGCAATGCAAATGCATCGCACTATTTACCTATACGCGCACGCAACGTTCCACATTGGACGCAAACCTAGCCCTAGCACTAAGTCTTAAGTGCTCTGATTTAAAGGACTTATTCATGTTTATTAGATTATTCTTAGTGTTAACGAAATTTTGCATAAGGAACATCTGTGAACAGCTTGATTTCATCTTTGGTCGTCATCTTATTTTTCCAAACTGCTATTGCACAAGAGGCAGCACAGCCCACCCCTCCGGCGGCGGCTCCAGTCGCGGCTTCTGCGGAGACTCCTGAAAAAGCCGAGAAAAAAGAAACAGAGTTTTCAAGACCTCTGTTTTTTTCTGTGATGGATCAAGAGCTTAAAATCAAGAATCCCGTGGTCGAATACGATTTGAAAAAATCCAAGGGCAAGCAGCTTGAAATGGGCGGTCTGGTTTTCGACAACCAGTCGCTGTCTGCCAAAGTAGAAAACAACACACTGAATCTGACCTGGAATCATGAACTGGTTCCTGGCGGAGACGTGTCTGTGATCAATCAGCAGGGGAAAGAGTTGTGGAAGCAGCCCGTGAAGGGAACTGGCAGCTGGTCTTACTCCGGGATCCAGGAAAGCAAAGGCCCGCAGTGGAAGGACGGCGAACGATTCCGTTTCTGTCTTCGTGCGGAAGCCGGCAGGGGTTATTCGAGCATCTGTTCCCAGTGGTACGGGGTTGAGATCAAAGAAGGCAGCGTCCAAATCGGTGTGACCAAATCAGAAGCCAGCCCTCGTGTGATTTTCCAGAATGAAGAAAAGAAACTGCAGGGGGCCGAGGAAGTGGCGGTGGGAACTCCGGTTCAGTTCCTGGCGACGCTGGATTCTGATGCGACCTATGAATTCGTTTCTGAGCCAGTGGCGCCTGTGATTCGTGACATGATCGAATCTGAAAAGAAATCCGGTGATGTGACCCTGACCGGGGATCTGCCGAAGCCATTGAAGCTGGAATCCGAAAGTATTGCCGGCGAAGACTATGGTGCTGTGACTAAAATACTGGGCTTTGAAAGCACGATCGGGGCCCGCGCCGACATGTGGAAAGCGGATGTGCCTCAGAAAAACGCCCGCCTGACATTGCCGGGAAAATCCGGTGGGGTGTTTGTCTATAATCTGGAGATCACCGAACCACCTCGTCAGAAGGACCGCCGATTTATTTCCACGCGTGCACTGAAGGGCACTTATCTTTCCAAGGATCAGATGCCGGTACGTGATATGGAAGACAACGTGACGGTCTGGAACTTTGAAACTCCTCAGAAGTTTGCGATGAACACGGTGACACTGGATGTGCCGGGTGAAAAGTCCACGCACAAATCTTATCTGGAAATCTATCGTGCCGGTGCTGGTGAGGCCAGTTTGCGCCTGACCGGAGTTGTGACCAGTGAATCTGACTATGTGATTCTGGGGGAAGGCCACGTTTCCTGGTGGTTTAACGATCTGTTTGGCTGGCAGAACTATTGGTTGTCGAAACAGCGCTGGGGTGTGAGTGCCAAGTACTTCACGTCCCTGACGAATCTTCCAGCCTCCACCGCAGGCGGGAATTCAGAAGATGTGAAGCTGGCGGTGATGGATGCGGATTTGCGTTATCGTTTTACCCCGGGCCTGTGGGAAAAAGATGAAACCGTGGGGCTGATTGTGGCTTATGAGGCGATGACTTTGGGGGACAGCAATGTTCCGAAGATCGGTGCGGGTCTGTTCTGGGCGCGCTCCATGCCGCGGGCGATTGACTATTGGTTCTCTAAAATTCCATTCATGAACTATCCAAAATGGGTGGACATGGAATTCATCAAGTATTTCTCTTCCACTGACAGCGATATCACCTTGGGTGATGACTATGTGCTGAACTTCCACGGCAAGGTGTTGTGGACTCCGCGTTTCTTTGGTGAAGCCGGGTTTGGCTTGAAGAACTATTATTATGAAAAGAACTCTGACGGCTCGGGTGCGAAACTGACCACCTTCTATGGCACTGTCGGGTTGGGTGTGAACTTCTAACCCACGGGTAGAATGAAAAAGAAGCTGACCTTTGTCCATTTATTCCTGCTGAATCAGCTGGTGACAACCCTGGTGCTTTTGACAGTGCTGGGGGTGTATGGCACGCATCTTTTCATTCAAGAGCAGCGTGCGATCCGCGAGCGTATGGAACCGGCCTCGGCCCGTGAAGTGGACCGGATCAACAATGACTTTGCCACGCTGGAAGCCAACGTTCAGCGCCTTAAGAGCATGGTGGAACTTTTTGATGTGATGCCCAAGGGCACGCGGGTGGAAAAGTTCCGTCAGTTTGCCTCGGCCACCATTGCGGGCCACAGCACACAATTCAACGCCTGGGTTGCTTTGGGGCCCCGCCTTGCCAAGGAATACTTGGGACGGGAATCCTATGTGTATGTTGTGCACCGGGATTATTCCCTGTTTGCCAGTCCCAAATACAATGATCCAACCACTTTCGTTGCAGAAGTGTTTACTGAGCCCGGTTACGACAAGGATCCGGATGTTCAATGGTGGTGGATGAATGAAAAGAGCTCCGGAGTAAACTATTCGGATTTCTATTTCGACAAGGGCTATATGGAAAAGGTGATGTTCAGCACCACCACCGGCATTTTCAGCAATGCCGGAAAGCTCGAAGCGGTGGTGGGGATCGACACGTTGGCCGGGGATATTGCGCATCGACTGGGGATCTTCAAGCTGGGGGATACCGGGGGGGCTCTGGTCGTGGATGAGCACGGTCGCCCGGTCCTGCCGTTGATCGCCAAAGACACACCCGTGCTGGGTTTTAAATATCTGCGGGCCCTGAATCAGGATGAGTTCAGGGCGATGCCCAAGCTTTCGCAGAAGGTGTTTAACATTCAAAACCAGCGTCAGCTTCAGGAATTTCCCGGAGCCGACGGCAAAACTTATCTGACTTATTCCCGTCCCATCAAAGGCAAGCCCTGGCATCTGGTGATTTATCAGGAAAAGGGCGAGGCGTATTCCGGATTGTACTTCCGTTTGTTCTTCTTTGGTTTTGTGGCCCTGGTGGCTTATGTGGTGTTCACCCTGATGGTGTGGATGACCGGAAAGTACGTGATCGCGCAGGACAAAGAGGCCCTGGCCCGCCTGCAGGATTCCCGCGACCGTGCTGAAGCGGCGACGCGGGCCAAGTCATTGTTTCTTTCAACCATGAGCCACGAGATCCGCACGCCACTGAATGCGATGCTGGGATCGGCTGAGCTGCTGAATGAAACGCATTTGAATTTTGAACAGAAAGAACTTCTGATATCTCTGCAAAGTGCCGGGGATACGCTGCTTAGCATGCTGAATAACATCCTGGATTTCTCCAAGTTCGAGTCAGGCCGCATGCAGCTGGAAAGCCGTGAGTTTCTGTTGAGCGATCTTGTGCGTGAGGTGCAGGCATTGATCAGCACGTCGGTCTTGCGCAAGAATTTGCAGTTCACCTTCCATCCTCCGGAGCATGACCGCTGGATTGTCGGGGACTCTCTGCGGCTGAAGCAGGTGTTGATGAACCTGCTGGGGAATGCCGTGAAGTTCACGGACCGCGGGGCGATCGAGTTGACGGTGCAGCCTTATCCCGGAAGTGAGCCGGGAAAAGAGACTATCTTTTTTGAGGTCAAGGACACCGGCATCGGGATTGCCAAAGAAAACCTGAAAAAAGTCTTTGATGAATTCGGGCAGGAGGACTCTTCGGTCACGCGTCGCTTCGGGGGCACGGGCCTGGGCCTGAGCATTTCGCAGAAGATCGTGCAATTGATGGGCGGGGAGCTTTACTGTGAAAGCCGCCAGTTTGTGGGGTCGCGTTTCCATTTCTCTGTTCAGATGACTTCCCGCCGGGCGGAACTGTGGAGTGCGCGCTTTAATCTGGAGCTGACGCCGCCGCCGCAGCTGGTGCGACCTAGTTCTGAAGCGGGTCGCAAGAGCATCCTGATCGTGGATGACATGGAAGAAAACCACACGCTGCTCAAAGCCTATATCAAGCGTCTGGAATATGTGACCACCGATTCGGCCTACAACGGCTATGAATGTCTGGAGATGTGGGAACGGGGTCATTACGACATGATCTTTATGGATGTGCAGATGCCGAAGATGTCGGGGCTGGACACCATCAGGAAGCTGCGTGAAATAGAGCGGGCCCGGGGTCTGCACCGAACCCCGGTGGTGGTGATTTCCGCCAACAGCTTTACGGAAGACATTGAAAAAAGCCTTATGGCCGGAGCGGATCAGCACTGTGGCAAGCCGGTGCGCAAACAGACCGTTCTGGAAATCGTTCAAAAATACTGTTCAGAAGACATCGAAACAGCCCCTGCAAACTCTTAAGACAGCGTTAAGTTTCTAACAGCTTATCCCGATATTACGAAGGTCCGACCGCGGAACGGATCTTGCCTCTATTCATTATGAAACGGGCAAACAGGGGGAATTCATGACTAAACGTTTGGCACTGCTGACCGGGACCGTGTGTCTCATTCTGGGATTCCAGAACTGCAGTCAGAACTCGCTTCAGACATCTGAAATGGCATCATTGAATGATGTTTCTGTGGCTCTTCCACCATCCGGTGGTGGTGAATCTGCCAGCACGCCGGCGAAAGTCACCTATGTTGAAATTCCCAATGTATCAGACTCTGTCGTTGAAGGGCTTGCTGCCAAAGCCAGCGAGCTGGGTCAGTATCGACTGGTGATTGCGACCGACTCGGGCCGCATTCAGCTGGTGGATGAAGTGAATACTGTTATTCAGGAACGCTGTCTGCCTGCGGGCAGCTTGTCAGAACTGAAAACGATCCTGAGCGGTTCTTCCGTGTGCGCGGCCCCGGTGAAAGAAGCAGACATGTGCGCGATGAGATACAAACCGGCCTATGCGTCTTTGTACGCCAATGAAACTCGGGTGAATCTGGGTGAAGAAAAGGATTCCTGCGGGACAGGTCTGAAGGATCTGTGTGGAGGCCTGGCAGATGTGTTCCAGGCCTATGTTTCCCACGTTCGTAACAACTGGACAGCGATGAACTGCGAATAAGCAGATAAAAAAAGGGCCCTGAGGCCCTTTTTTTTGGTCTTAAAGACCCAGCATGGATTTCACTTTACTGAACGCTTCATTCAGCTGCGCACGGTTCGGAGCAGCCCCTTGAGCGAAGTCCGGACGACCGCCACCTTTACCGCCCATAACACCCGCAACCTCTTTCAGAAGATCACCGGCTTTGGTTTCGCCGGAAATTTCTTTCGATACGCTGACGATGATCGGATGACTGCCGTCACCCTGTCCGACAACAACCACGATGCCGGACTGAATTTTGTTTTTCAGATGATCGGTGACTTCCGCCAGAACCTGACGGTCATCCAATGGAACATCGGCCAGAACCAGTTTCGCTGAAGCGCCTGCTTTGGTTTTGAAGGTCAGTGCATTTGCTGCCAGGTCATCCACGTTCACCTGACCGCCCTGAAGCTTCTTCATTTCTTTTTCAAGCTGTTTCACCTGGTCTTTCAGAGACTCCACGCGATTTGCCAAAGTGGCCGTTTCACCGGTGGTTTCCAGATGCTTGATGTAGTGCGGGCTTTTTTGGAAGCCGGCAGCAGCCAAAGCATCATCCAGATGAGTCACAGCACTCATCATGTACTGAAGGGCATTGTCAGCGGTGATGGCCTCGATACGGCGAACACCGGAGCTGACTCCTGCTTCTGAAACGATTTTGAACAGGCGGATCTCAGACGTGTTCTTCACGTGCGTACCACCGCAAAGCTCGCAAGAGAAATCACCCATGGTCAGAACACGCACGTCACTGGCGTATTTTTCACCGAACAAAGCCATCGCACCTTTTTCAAGGGCCGCTTTGTGGGACATCATCTCGGTTTGCACCGGATTGCAGCGGGCGATCTGTTCGTTCACCAGATCTTCGATCTTTTTGATTTCTTCAGAAGAAACCGGTTTGTTGTGAGTGAAGTCAAAACGGGTTTTCTGGGAATCAACCAAAGAACCGGCCTGAGTCACATGAGTGCCCAGAACTTTGCGCAAAGCCGCGTGCAACAAGTGGGTTGCCGAATGGTTCGCAGCAGTGTTGCGTCTTTCAACCGGATCCACCCCTGTGACAACGGCTGTTCCCACTTTGAAGGAGCCGTGTTCGATTTCTACATGGTGAAGAACGATGTCGTCGATTTTCGTGGTGTTGATCACGCGGGCACGGTTGGTGTCGTGCATGATGTAACCCACGTCGCCGGACTGACCGCCGCCTTCGCCATAGAAGGTGGTCGCATTCAGAATCATCAGACCGGTGTCACCGGTTTTCAGTTCCTGAACTTCCGCCTGACCATTGGAAAGACCCATGACTTTACCGTCACCGATCGTGCCTTCATAACCCAGGAAGGTCACAGATTTGCCGGACTGAAGATAGTCTTTGGCAAACTTGATCATGTGCGCTTCATCAGCGCCCATGGATTTGCCTTTCCAGCTGGCTTTGGATTTTGCGCGGTTGTCTTCCATTTCCTTTTCAAACGCGGCTTCGTTCACTTCGATGCCTTGCTCGTTGGCGATCACGCGGGTCAAATCCGCAGGGAAGCCATAAGTGTCATACATGCGGAAGACCACTTCGCCGGAAAGTTCCTTGATGCCTTTGGATTTGGCTTTTTTCAGCTCGTCTTCCAGGATCGCGGTGCCTTTGTCCAACGTGGCGATGAAGCGGTCTTCTTCGTCACGGATGGTGTTCAGGATGTGATCGCGGCGGGTTTTAAGTTCCGGATAAACAGAGCCCATGCTTTCGATCAAGGCTTCCGCCATGCCCGGCAGGAAGGATTTGTCGGCAGAAAGCTTGCGACCGTAACGGATCGCACGTCTCATGATACGGCGAAGAACGTAACCACGGCCTTCGTTGGATGGCAAAGCGCCGTCAGCAATCAGGAAGGAGGTGGAGCGGCAGTGATCGGCCAGAACACGCAAAGCCGAAGTGACTTCAGCTGCGGCCGGATTTTTCGCCAGCACTTCTTTGTCAGAGATGTATTCGATGTTCCCGATCTTGCACGCCAGCTGAATCATCGGCTGGAACAGGTCGGTGTCGTAGTTGTTAAACACGCCCTGCATGGCTGCAGACATACGCTCCAGACCACCACCAGTATCAACTGACGGCTTCGGCAGCGGAGTCAGTGTGCCCGGAGGATTTTCGAAGTACTGCATGAACACCAGATTCCAGATTTCCACGAAACGGTCTTCGCCGGCTTCGATGCCTTTGAATGGATCAGAAATAGTGCCGGCTTTCGGACCGTGATCATAGAAGATCTCAGTACAAGGGCCGCAAGGACCGGTGTCGCCCATTTTCCAGAAGTTGTCTTTGTCAAAGCGGAAGATGCGCTCGCGGGGCACGCCTTCCTGGTTGTGCCAGATGTCGGCCGCTTCATCGTCAGAGATGTGCACGGTCACATAAAGCTTTTCTTTTGGAATCGCCAGTTCCTTGGTCAGGAACTCCCACGCAAAGTGGATCGCGTCTTTTTTGAAATAGTCACCAAAAGAGAAATTCCCGACCATTTCAAAGAAAGTGTGGTGACGGGCGGTGAAGCCCACGTTTTCAAGGTCATTGTGCTTACCACCGGCGCGCACGCACTTTTGTGCTGTCACCGCGCGGGAGTAGTCACGCTTTTCAAGACCCAGGAAGGTGTTTTTGAACTGATTCATGCCGGCGTTGGCGAAAAGCAACGTCGGATCATTTTCAGGAATCAGGGAAGAGGACGGAACCACTTTGTGTCCGTTCTTTTCGAAGTATTTGATAAAGGCGTTTCTGATCTCAGAGCTTTTCATAAATAACCTTTCTTACGGTCTCAGAATCGAATCCACGGGAAGCCAACAGCCGGCCCACTCGGGCTTTTTCCTCTCGGGAAAATTTGTGGTCTTCGTCGTACTTATTTTTGACAATCGCCAGCGCCTTTTCAAGCTCCAAAGCACGATCTGTCTCAACAGCGGGAAGACCTTTTTCCTTCAGGTAGTTGTTGATGTAATAGATGCCCTTGTTGCGGCGATGAAGCATGTCAGCCAAACGATGGGCCAGGTCCACGGGGTCGCCCAACCAGCGGTTGTCTTTGGCAAACTCGATGGCTTCATCGATGATATCCCCCACGTCCTCTTCGTCCGAGAACTTCTCTTTCAATTTGGTGCGAAGTTCTTTTTCGGAATGGTCCCGGCGCGCGATCATGTCCATGACCTTTTTCTTGGCGTACTGACGGGTTTTGAGGGGATCTTTCTCTCGGGACATAGGGGAAATTAATACCCCGTTTTTTAACCCTTGCGAAGGATAATTTCAGTCAGTTCGCAATAAGTTCCCAGGCGCAGTTGCGGCCCCCAGTATCCGGTTCCCTGATTGACATAGAGCTGCATAGCTCCCACCTGGTAAAGGCCTTTGGCATAGCGTTCAAAGAACACGATCAGCCAGTTCCATGGGAAGAACTGTCCGCCATGGGTGTGGCCGGAAAGCTGTAGATCCACCCCGAGCTTTTCCACCTGCGGGGCCAGGGACGGCTGATGGGACAGAAGTACTTTGAAGGCGCCGGGGCGCAGTTGGCTGGCGACCTTATCCAGCTCGGGTCCTTCTTGGCGGAAGTGCAGGGCGGCGGGATCGGGAATGCCGGCCACCTGTAGTTCAGCCTTACCAAATGTCAGCGTGGCGGCCTGGTTGATCAGAACATGGAAACCCACAGACCGGAATGCCTGAAGTCCCTTCGGGGCGTCCCAATAGTACTCGTGGTTCCCGGGAACATAAAAGATCCCATGGGTGGCCCGCATCTGTTTCAGGATTTCAAACTCCTGCTGATGCTTTTCAACGAAGCTGTCCAGAATATCACCGGTAAAGACAACCAGGTCCGGCTTCATCGCATTGACCTGATCGACCAGCTTTTGCACCAGACGCAGGGGCAGGCTGGGGCTGATGTGCAAATCCGTGATGTGAACAATGCGCAAGCCCTCGAGTTCGGAAGGCAGATTGGCAAAGGAAACCGGCATGATTTTGGCCCGGGCCCCGCGGCGGACAACAGCATTTCCAAGAGCGATCATTGCCACCGGCAGCCCCATCAGGGTGGCCGTGGCTTGAGAGCTGTACAGCACTTCCAATGAAATCCAGGTGCCGGTCACGTTGTCAGCAAAAGCCAGCAGATCCCGCAGAATCACCAGCGTGATCAGAAAATTAATATAGGCCATGACAGTCAAAGAGCCGTTCAAAAGACGATCCCGCCATGGATTCACGTCCAGCTTTTTTTCCTTCCAGAAGAACAGAAACGTCCCGATCACCAAAGCAAAAAGGAATGCGAGAAAGCTCACAATCAAAGTTGTTCCCTGCCACGAAAAATCCGTGAAGCGGGTCAGTTGGTGAGAGACATAGACGAAGATCGTAAGAATCAGAGTGCTGGCAACTGTACGAAAAATTCCCATGGGTTTTTTTATCATGATTGGCTTGTGCTTGCACAGTCCAATGTAGAAACACAGATCGGCGAGTCGATGAACAAATGCTAATCTTGGAAAGTCGCGGGAGGTTTGTATGAGTTTTCGTAATGAATTTGAGCAGGCGAGGGATTTTCTGATTCTGCACCGTTCAGACTATAAACATGCTTACAGCCAATTCCGCTGGCCCCGTTTTGATGATTTCAACTGGGCTCTGGATTATTTCGACCCCATGGCCGAAGGCAATACCAAGATCGGTCTGTGGCTGGTGGATGAGCTGGGACATGAAAAGAAGTTCAGCTTCAGCGAAATCTCCAAACGTTCCAATCAGGCGGCGAACTTTATGCGCGCCCGGGGATTGCAAAAAGGCGACTCTGTCTTTCTGCTGATCGAAGATGACGTGGCCCTTTGGGAAATCATGCTGGCGGCCATGAAGCTCGGTGCGGTGATCGTTCCGAACAATCCTTTGTTGTCCCAGCAGGAGCTGAAAGACCGCTTGAACCGCGAGCAGATCAAGATGATCGCCACAACCAAAGCACACACAGAAAAATTTGATGTGACCTCTTCGGGGGTTATCCCTGTGGTGGTGGATGCCGAAGTCGAGGGCTGGATTTTTTATCCGGAAGCGTACAAGGAAAGTGCAGAGTTCGAAGCCACTGAGCGGACCAAGGCCACGGATCCCCTGTTCCGGTACTTTACTTCTTCCAGCGGGGTGAAACCAAAACTTGTCGAGCACAGTCATGCCGGATTTACGGTCGGGCATCTTTCCACCATGTACTGGATGGGACTGCATCCCGGGGACGTGCATCTGGGAATCAACTCTGCCGGCTGGGCCATGCATGACTGGAACTCTTTTGTCGCACCTTGGAATGCCGAGGCGACGGTTTTTGTTTTCAAGGAAAAGCGTTTCAACGCCAGTTTGATTTTGGATGTTCTGGATGAATATCCCATCACCACCTTCTGTGCGCCGCCGACGGTGTGGCGTTTGTTGTGCCAGGAAGATCTTAGATCCTATGACGTCCATCTGCGCGAAGCCTTAAGCACCGGAGAGCCACTGACGGCAGATCTGATTTCGAAAGTTCATCATGCCTGGGGCCTTTTCATCCGCGATGGATATGGCCAGACCGAGTCTGCAACTCTGATCGGGGTGCCGCCAGAAGAAAAAGACAGTTTCGGGACATCCGGAAAAGCCATGCCAGGCTTCAAAATCGCGCTGCTGGATGCTCAGGGTGAAGAGACCGACAGCGGGGAAATCTGTGTGGATATCTCGGAGAGCCCCTGGGGGCTGATGTCGGGACTGGATACTTCGAACAAATACTTTCATACCGGAGACACGGCATATCTGGACAGTATGGGGAACTTTACCTATTGCGACCGCATCGATGGACTGTTCAAGTCCTCGGACTATCGCATCAGTCCTTTTGAGATTGAATTTGTGTTGAAAGAGTTTCCATCCATTCGTGAGGCGGTGGTGATTCCGAGTCCTGATCCCATTCGTGAAAATGTGCCGAAAGCCCTGGTCATGCTGAGCAAAGGTGTTGAGCCCAGCAAGGAGCTGGCTTTGGATATTATGAATTTTGCACGCATGCGCCTGTCTCCTTTCAAGCGTATTCGCCGCGTGGAGTTTATGGAAATTCCCAAAAATACGTCTGGAGAAGTGCTCCGCTCGGATTTGGTCAATCTGGAGCGCGAGAAAAGAAAGCGCGGAGAAAAAGCCCCTTATGAATTCTGGGAAGAAGACGCCAAGATCGTCATCCCTGACACATGGGCGCAAGAACTGCCTTGAGTTTAGTCTTGTTACAAGACTGAAAGAGTGGGGTCTTCTTGTTCGTTCTTTGTTCATTCGCTGTTATGATTACAGTGTGAAAACACGGTTATTAATTCTTTCATTGATCCTTCTATGTTTTTCTACAGTGGCGTCTGCGAAAGACTGTGGTCGCCGCTATCGCATTATTGTGAACAACTATGCCCCTTTGTTTGACGTGAACAATGAAGGTCATGTTCACGGTCTGACGTTTGATATTATGAACGAACTTTCGCAGCGGTTGGGTTGTGTGGTTTCACAGGCCCCCATGGATGCCCCGCGAATGCAGGATGATTTTAATAACTGGCGTGCGGATATTGTGGGTCTGGTCATCCCTTCAGAAAAGTACCTTGCCACTGGAGAGTATGTTCCGGTGTACAAGACGGTCCGGAAGCTGTTGGTGAACAAGGCGCACTATGATCGCTCACGCACGATAGCAGACTATATTAAAGACAGCCGTATCAAGTTCGGCGATCAAATCGGCACTCGTTTCTTTTTGACGACCGACGAGAAAAAATTGTTATTCGAAGCCGGGCGCATCGTTCAATATCCAAGTCCGGCGACGGGCTTTCGTCAGCTGACTTCGGGGCGGGTGCAGGCGATGTTCACATCACAATCAATTTACAACTATTACCAAAAGACGATTCCCGATTTGAATCAGAGTGTGGTGGCCATTCCCGATCCCAACTATGAGATGGAAGGCGGGATCTATCTTTCTGTGCGCAGAATTTCGAAGACCGAAGCAATGCAGATTAAAAAAGCCATCAGCGACATGAGAAAAGACGGAACGCTTCGCCGGATCGTTGCAAAATATGCCTCTGCGGAGGATTTGACTTTCTATAAAGACCTTTAGGTTGCCCGCCAGGTGGTTCTCGTATTAACTGATGTTAACTGGAGAACCATGATGAACTCTTCCGTATATTCCTCTTTGGACTTAAATGGCAAAACCGCCGTCGTGTGCGGGGCTTCCGGTGGCATTGGCGAAGCGGCAGCCAGTCTGATGGCCCGGCGTGGGGCCCGCATCATTGCCGTGGCCCGCTCGGAAGAAAAACTGAAAAAACTTATGTCATCATTGCCGGGCTCTGATCACCGCTATCTGCTGGCGGATCTGGGTGATACTGAATCTTTGAAAGCCAACGTCCTTGCGCCACTGGCTTCCGAAACTGTGCACATTCTTCTGAACAACACGGGCGGACCCAAAGGGGGGCCGCTGCACAAGGCTTCGATCGAAGAATTTGATCAACCCCTGCGGGCGCATCTGAAGGCGGCTCATCTGCTGGTGCAGGCGGTTTTGCCTTCGATGCAAAAGAATCACTATGGGCGGATCATCAACGTGATTTCGACGTCTGTAAAAACGCCGATTCCGAATCTGGGTGTTTCCAATACGGTGCGTGGGGCGATGGCGAACTGGTCAAAAACCCTGGCCGGGGAGCTGGCGGGTTATGGGATTACCGTGAACAACGTGCTGCCGGGATACATCCGCACCGACCGCTTCAAAAGTCTGGTGGAAACTTCAGCGCAAAATACAAATTCCAGTGTGGATGAAGTGGAAGAAGCCTGGAAGAAAACAATTCCCGCGGGCCGGGTTGGAGAACCTGAGGAGATGGCCGAGGCGATTGCTTTTTTGGCCAGTCCCGCCGCCGCTTACATCACCGGAATCAATCTTCCTGTGGATGGCGGCAGAACTCCGTCACTTTAAGGGTGGGGGTTAAAGCCCCACTCCCATGATCGCTTTCATTTCTTTCAAGGTCTGGCGGGTTTTTTCCTGAGCTTTCAGGGAGCCCTCTTTGCAGATT encodes:
- a CDS encoding AMP-binding protein produces the protein MSFRNEFEQARDFLILHRSDYKHAYSQFRWPRFDDFNWALDYFDPMAEGNTKIGLWLVDELGHEKKFSFSEISKRSNQAANFMRARGLQKGDSVFLLIEDDVALWEIMLAAMKLGAVIVPNNPLLSQQELKDRLNREQIKMIATTKAHTEKFDVTSSGVIPVVVDAEVEGWIFYPEAYKESAEFEATERTKATDPLFRYFTSSSGVKPKLVEHSHAGFTVGHLSTMYWMGLHPGDVHLGINSAGWAMHDWNSFVAPWNAEATVFVFKEKRFNASLILDVLDEYPITTFCAPPTVWRLLCQEDLRSYDVHLREALSTGEPLTADLISKVHHAWGLFIRDGYGQTESATLIGVPPEEKDSFGTSGKAMPGFKIALLDAQGEETDSGEICVDISESPWGLMSGLDTSNKYFHTGDTAYLDSMGNFTYCDRIDGLFKSSDYRISPFEIEFVLKEFPSIREAVVIPSPDPIRENVPKALVMLSKGVEPSKELALDIMNFARMRLSPFKRIRRVEFMEIPKNTSGEVLRSDLVNLEREKRKRGEKAPYEFWEEDAKIVIPDTWAQELP
- a CDS encoding metallophosphoesterase, yielding MGIFRTVASTLILTIFVYVSHQLTRFTDFSWQGTTLIVSFLAFLFALVIGTFLFFWKEKKLDVNPWRDRLLNGSLTVMAYINFLITLVILRDLLAFADNVTGTWISLEVLYSSQATATLMGLPVAMIALGNAVVRRGARAKIMPVSFANLPSELEGLRIVHITDLHISPSLPLRLVQKLVDQVNAMKPDLVVFTGDILDSFVEKHQQEFEILKQMRATHGIFYVPGNHEYYWDAPKGLQAFRSVGFHVLINQAATLTFGKAELQVAGIPDPAALHFRQEGPELDKVASQLRPGAFKVLLSHQPSLAPQVEKLGVDLQLSGHTHGGQFFPWNWLIVFFERYAKGLYQVGAMQLYVNQGTGYWGPQLRLGTYCELTEIILRKG
- a CDS encoding substrate-binding periplasmic protein, whose amino-acid sequence is MKTRLLILSLILLCFSTVASAKDCGRRYRIIVNNYAPLFDVNNEGHVHGLTFDIMNELSQRLGCVVSQAPMDAPRMQDDFNNWRADIVGLVIPSEKYLATGEYVPVYKTVRKLLVNKAHYDRSRTIADYIKDSRIKFGDQIGTRFFLTTDEKKLLFEAGRIVQYPSPATGFRQLTSGRVQAMFTSQSIYNYYQKTIPDLNQSVVAIPDPNYEMEGGIYLSVRRISKTEAMQIKKAISDMRKDGTLRRIVAKYASAEDLTFYKDL
- a CDS encoding SDR family oxidoreductase; the protein is MNSSVYSSLDLNGKTAVVCGASGGIGEAAASLMARRGARIIAVARSEEKLKKLMSSLPGSDHRYLLADLGDTESLKANVLAPLASETVHILLNNTGGPKGGPLHKASIEEFDQPLRAHLKAAHLLVQAVLPSMQKNHYGRIINVISTSVKTPIPNLGVSNTVRGAMANWSKTLAGELAGYGITVNNVLPGYIRTDRFKSLVETSAQNTNSSVDEVEEAWKKTIPAGRVGEPEEMAEAIAFLASPAAAYITGINLPVDGGRTPSL